In Tenrec ecaudatus isolate mTenEca1 chromosome 9, mTenEca1.hap1, whole genome shotgun sequence, the DNA window tggtttaagctttcagtatctgacaatgcttcaaTGTTATGCATAGAATTTCAGCGGCTTCTTCCACCGAAGTGGagacttcttccttgtctgttcttagtctggaaacttcagaaacctgttcacgttgggtgaccctcctggcatttgaaataccaatgacgtaGCTTTTAGAATCACAGCAAAcatcaacaaactgacagacaagtgttggCAATTTTGTGGCAGTTTCCACGGGAGGCCAGCGGCTCTTTGGCACGTTCCTTGGGCTCTGCTGGCAGACAGCAAGCAGCATGGCCCCTAACCGCCAGTCTTCAAGCCTGCCGCAAATGAAGAAGCCTAAGGTGCAGGAGACCCCGGCCCCccccaaggaagaaaaagaacagcTGGAAGCAATTGAACATATTGATGAGGTACAAAATGAAATAGACAGACTTAATGAACAAGCCAGTGAGGAGATTTTGAAAGCAGAACAGAAATATAACAAACTCTGCCAACCATTCTTTCAGAAGAGGTCAGAATTGATCGCCAAAATCCCAAATTTTGGGGTAACAACATTTGTCAACCATGCGCATGTGTCTGCATTGCTTGAGGATGAAGAGGCTCTGCATTATTTGACCAGAGCTGAAGTGACAGAATTTGAAGATATTAAATCAGGTTAcaaaatagatttttattttgatgaaaatccttactttgaaaataaagttctCTCCAAAGAATTTCATCTGAATGATAGTGGTGATCCATCTTCAAAATCAACTGAAATCAAATGGAAATCTGGAAAGGACTTGACGAAACATTCCAGTCAAACACAGAACAAAGCTAGCAGGAAGGGGCAGCATGACGGACCTGAGAGTGTCTTTACCTGGTTTACCGACCAGTCTGATGCCGGCGCCGATGAATTAGGAGAGGTCATCAAAGATGATATCTGGCCAAATCCATTACAGCACTATTTGGTTCCTGATATGGATGATGAGGAAAGTGAAggtgaagaagatgaagaagaagaagaagaagaagggtttAGAAGATATTGATGAAGAAGGGGATGAAGACGAAGGGGAAGAAGATGAAGATGATGacaagggagaggaaggagaggaggatgGAGGAGAGGATGACTAACAGAACACTAATGGATTccaacctttttaattttcttcaatcccTGGGAGCAAGTTgcagtctttttttgtttttgttttcttcctcttgtgCTCAATCACCCTGTTCTTGAGGTCTCTTTTCTCTACACCATGGTTCTCAACTtatttgggggtggagggaataATGCCTTGTGCAGAATACAGTGGAAAAGAACCTCTACCCCCTTGTGTTCAAATtaatttttgtcccttcctgtctcAACAAAAACTATGGAATCAACACACCACCgtgctctgtgggaaaacaaaaccctctgctCCCTTGGCCCTGCTGGCAGCTGGAGGGTGCTCGGCCCCTGTAgcttctttcctccttcctctgtaCATTGGGCTCAGAGATTACACTGTGTCTCTATGTGAATATGGACAGTTAGCATTTACCAACATATATCTGTCTACttctcttgtttaaaaaaaaaggaaaaacaactttaaaaaagggggttatagaaggtcagcaaagggTGGGTTTGAGATGTTTGGGTGGGTTAAGTGGCATTTTGAAAACATGGGCTTCTCCTTTGGCATGCTTAATTGTGATGTTTAACGGATAGCCTTGCAGTTTAAGAtgacacttttaaaataaaatgctctCCTAATGATGACTTGAGCCCTGCCACTCGATGGGAGAATCAGTAGACCCTGTAGGATCTTCTTTGGAATTGACATTCTCTATTGTAATTTTGTTcctgtttatttaaaatttttcttttgtttcactgGAAAGGAAAGATGCTGTCTTTAACGTTAAAAGTGTACAAGTTGCTTTGTTACAATAAAACTAAATGTGTACacaaaattttttttgtaaaagtgggAAATTAAGCAATACTTTGGGAATctacttgaaattaaaaaaaattcactggtcaatgttatttttttaatatttattttctgttaCCATTAATTCCTTTAAAATGAGATGATTTTGCAATttcaacaaaatgcaaaattttGAAGTGTTTTAACTGTCTTTTatagtatttttatattttttcgaATGTGTATgtaatatgtataaatatttataatatgcataggtttaaattattttattttttaaattattttttgtttgtttgtttaaaggttTCGGTCGCCTTTATTGTTACGAGGTAGGGCCCTGAGTGGGGCCTTGCAAGCTGATGCATGTGGTCCTCCAGGGATCACGGGGTGGTCACGGTTGCAGACATGATCGCCACAACGGAAGGACACGGTCCAGGAATGCAGGAAACATGATCAGACAGGTTGGGGTCAGGGCCGGCCCCTCACTCCTGCTTCTTGAAGTTCTACAGGTGCGACAGGACACAGCTGGACCGCAGGAAGAAACACAGGAAGAAGGAAGGTGAGCGCAAGGACGCATTCCATGGTCTGGAGATGCTCCGCGCGGAGTGGACCTGGGCGCGCAGCACCCGGGGCCACCAGGCCGAGCCCGCCAGCTATCAACCCGGCTCAAGGTCCGGGAGTTTTAAATTGTATAattgtgttttaattatgtttataataaattgactcctctaaaacaaattCCATTGGAAATCTTCTAGGTTCATAGAAAAGTTCCACTTAAACCCTCTAGGTAGTAGAGCTTTTAAAAGTGtactttttctttaattatttttgaCAGTAATATTAACTCTTTTTCAACATTCATTTTATGAACTTATTTTTTATAATCTTACACTTTggacaaaaacaaactgaaatgtaAAATATTACTAGTTTTAATAGGATATATGGAATTCAAGAAAAGGTAAGTGATGTTATATAGGTAAATTAAATGTattcattaattaaaaagaaaacaaaaacgggTCTCTATTTAGCTGTAAAGCCTAAAGTCAAAAGAAGAGTTTTGCCTCTTCCTCAAATGTGTTTTTCCCTTATGTCCCCAGCTTTATTACTCATGGAAAACATCTCCCAATCGGTATCTTCCCTCATGTGTCTCTAAGGATAGATCGACTCCCTTTCTTTAGAAAAGATCCGGTATTCTGCTGCAACGGTGTTGACCCCCGAGGCGCCTCAAACTAACACACACTGGTTCCTCCGAGAGCCCAATGTGGGGTCATTGATAGCTGCCATGGGCTGGCCTTGGCCCTTGACACCGCCATACACAACAGGGCTGAAGGCAGCAGCGCCTGCTCTGTTCCCATCATGGGTTTTGGAGTGGACCACACACAGGGTTTTTATCGGCTGCTCGTTAGAGGTGGATCACgagacctttcttcctaatcaGACTGGGTAAACTCCATTTAAACCTGTTCAGTATGATAGCTTCGCTAACAGATGGGAAACGGATGcacttaaggtattttgaccggAAATCAAACTTACGTTTCCTGCACggaagatgagaattctaccaccgcCCTCACTGTTACCCCGAaaccaaccaagcaaacaaacctaCTGGGAACGAGTTGATTCCAATCATACAGGAACCCtgcagagtagtggttctcagccttcctactgccgcgaccctgtcatacagttcctcagggtgtgctgacccccaaccataacattatgttcgttgctacttcatcactgtcattttgctactattatgactaggcagggtgtattttcattgttacaaattgaacatatttaaacataattaaagcatagtgattaatcacaaaatgaaattccatattgtgaaatgttttatgtgttttcccatagcgaccctgtgaaagcattattcaacccccccaaaggggtcacgacccacaggttgagaaccactgctgtagagggttCTCCATCTTTATGGAGATTCCATTTTTACTGGAacagatggtctcttctttctcctgaggattgatCGTTGGGTTTGAATAACTGACCGTGTAGTTAGTAATCTAACACCCAACACTGGTACTAAAGCTCCTTCAATATGTTGCTAGCTGTGGTGGAGTGAGATTTCTCAATATGCTTCTTCTACTCAAGCCTTGTGGCTCCCCCCGGGTTGATGGGGTGGGACTCTGTGCGTAGGGGGTGTGTGGCACTGGCGGAGAGGACTGGTCAGTGTTTACTGCCATCCCCCTGGCTGTAAGGAGGAGCCTTCtttgaagcagcaacagagagacAAAGCCTGAAGACCTTGGAAGAGCGCCCTCAAGATCCCTGTCTGAAGAGGTGGAGGCTGCTGAGACCAGATGCATCCAGACTGTGGTACAGAGACTCCCAGGAGCAACGCGGAGCTCCTTACCAGTTCCAAGCTACGGAACTGTGGGACCGAGTGACAAGTGGGCTGACTTCCTGGAAAAGAAGGCAAAGGCCAAGAGACCATGTGACCGAGACACTGAGaatggagagagacttggctgttggCTGAGAAGACCAGTgactatatccttactgtttgccaATCCTGATTTGTAGTAACCCCTTAttggtgagtattgcctgtgagctccgTGTAGGAActactgaacccagcagagatgtAGGGAAGATTCACTGGAGTAGGGAATGCAGGATGCACCAGAGAGGCTTGGCTGACCCCTTCCTTGCGGCAATCGGATATGCCTGCCTCCATACCTGTACCACCCTAGCTGCCAATAAAATAATACGTTCTCGGTTGAGCTTACAATATCTCCATATAAGGTTAATTCTGTTTTcaaattaaagtttaaaaatcTCTAAGTAAGAGCTTTAATTTAATTTCTTGGGCTATAGCAttactttggtttttgttttttttttatcttttccaCTTTCTTGAATTAGGCATTAAAAATTTTGGTCACAAACCACATTCTTTTGCAACGTTTAATGTACTATGTTTTATGCGTTTGATTAAGTAGCCTTGGTAGCGTCGTGGTTAAGAGCTAAGCTGCTAgtcaaaaggtcaacagttcgaacctccctgtggggaaaagatgcggcagtctgcttctgtaatgcttacagccttggacaccctatagatagggcagctctgctctgtcccggagggtctctaggagtccttCCTAATCACTGGTAACAAGTTTGGATGTCGGTTGTGTGTGGTTGTTCCGTGCATCAAGCCAgctgcaactcatagcaatcctgtgcaccaccgaaggaaatactgcctgatcctgtgccaccttcaaaagtgttgtcatatttgagcccattgctgcagccaccaagTCATTCTGTCttgctgagaggcttcctctttttaactatccttctactctaccaagcatgatgaccttttcccagtgactagtctctcctgatatcgTGGCCAGAGTACATGAGGCAAAGCCTTGCCacgcttgcttctgaggagcattctggctgtacttcttccaaggcagcgttgttgattcttttggcagtccatggtacttccaatattcttcaccaacacggaTCCTTCTGTAGCCTTccctactcaatgtccaactttcacatgcatatgagaccattaaaAATAGCAAGGCTTGGGccggtgcaccttggtcctcaaagtcacctctctgctcttcaatacgctaaagaggtcttgtacccaCTGCAATGGGTCATTTGAATTTTTCGCCATGATTGTCTACTTACAGTCAAGACTGtagatcagtgtttcccaaagtgggccagaccgccccctggggggggggacaaTCAGGGGGAcagcaaaaacagatacctacactttactcTCGATTGTGGGCTACAgtctaaaagtttttaattgccagggatgctgagtaattttctctttttttcctggaaagagaaagggggagaaaatgaaatgtttgggAAGCTAAGATATAGATTaagattaaaaataagtaaaacaaaaatagcCCTATGGTTCAGAAGGAAGAAAAAGCTACATATAAGGTTcactctttctcttttaaaataatcattttattgggggctcttacagctcttaaaaccattcatccattgtgtcaagcacatttgtacatttgttgtcattcttctcaaaacattttccttctacttgagtccttggtatcggctcctcatttccccccctccctcatgaacccttgataaattataaattttttttttcatatcttacatcatctgctgtctcccttcactcatatttctgttgttcatccccctggtagggggtaggggattaatatgtcgatcattgtgatcacttcctcctttctcccaccaccttccccctagcctcatggcattgctactcccattactgtccctgaggggtttatctgtcctggattccatgtgtcaagagctcttatctataccagtgtacatgctctgatctagccagatttgtaaggtagaagtggggtcatgatagtggggggagggggtggggagaaagcattaaagaattagaagaatgttgtgtgtttcgtcaatgctatactgcaccctagctggctcgttccttccttgtgacctttctgtgaggggatatccagttttctacagatagGCGTTGGGTCTCTCCTctgcccccaacccccatcccattcgcaatgatatgattatttgttctgggtcttctgatacctgatcccattgacacctcctgatcacacaggctggtgtgcttcttacatgtgggctttgttgctttccaccaagatggccacttgtttatcttcaagcctttaagaccccagatgctatattttttaatagccgggtaccatcagctttcttcaccacatttgcttatgggtccattttgtcttcagcaattgtgttaggaaggggagcatcacagaatgccaggttattagaacaaatcattcttgttttgaggaaggacttgagtagaggcccaatgtttgtctgctactttaatgcttaacatataaatagatgtacataagCTTATATccctatattaatatatatttacatatgtatgtgcctatatttatacctctataaatgtcctttgtctcctagttctttcctctatttccttttaatttcctcttgtcccaccatcatgttcgaccttccttcagctttcagtaattcctctcagctagtgcATAAAGTTCACTCTTATAAACAGTAAAGGAAAATAGAGTTTCTCTGTCTAACAATAGCTCCAAAGAGTATTATGACCCTTGTCAGGTAATCAGCCCTGACCAGAGAATGACTCATCAAAACACCGAGGCCTGGATATGAGGACTCTTGCTTCCTACCCATCTCCTAAACGAAGATTCTCTTATCTTCAGTAACTAACCCTGTCTGTCAAGTCAGGACAAGTAACTGGAAGCTTCTAGCCAGTATCAATGGGAAGC includes these proteins:
- the LOC142456327 gene encoding protein SET-like, which codes for MAPNRQSSSLPQMKKPKVQETPAPPKEEKEQLEAIEHIDEVQNEIDRLNEQASEEILKAEQKYNKLCQPFFQKRSELIAKIPNFGVTTFVNHAHVSALLEDEEALHYLTRAEVTEFEDIKSGYKIDFYFDENPYFENKVLSKEFHLNDSGDPSSKSTEIKWKSGKDLTKHSSQTQNKASRKGQHDGPESVFTWFTDQSDAGADELGEVIKDDIWPNPLQHYLVPDMDDEESEGEEDEEEEEEEGFRRY